The following are encoded in a window of Calonectris borealis chromosome 17, bCalBor7.hap1.2, whole genome shotgun sequence genomic DNA:
- the ZNF335 gene encoding zinc finger protein 335 isoform X13: MEENAVESSSDAAPQAAREEPSESGLGVGTSEAVSADSSDAASAAGPLSRADDSGVGQSSDSSGVSLEEVSESSSSTDAIPRIYLPDSSSIAQSTLVSSVSTVSQSVMVSESPQVLVHSSVITDGATIVSDSTASTSSDLGSAIDKIIESTIGPDIIQSCIAVTSAEDGGAETTQYLILQGPDDGAPMVSQVATSALANRLAIEAVADGPTSTCLDQPGPSDPSEQLEVLELPARPDQAREADGGEELDQPDMETLEEMMEVVVVQQFKCKMCQYKSVSKKTLINHMKERHFQPVGSALALKKGRPRKGASAPKTAEEEVPEEEEDDDIMDAGAIDDPEEDSDYNPAEDEPRGRQPKYSRTVPTSSEERPRRRPGRPRKFPRLEDMSQDVPEGGEVEPLVTSQSTPSHELQNSEAASSSGLENGTCESLAEPSVSQSDSENKDPSSNTGPEEADIIPRRRGRPSRRFLGKKYRKYMGRRYYYKSPKPLMRPYLCRICGSRFLTHDDLRFHVNSHEANDPQLFKCLQCSYRSRRWSSLKEHMFNHVGSKPYKCEECSYTSVYKKDVIRHSTVHSRDRKKRADPPPKLNSFPCPVCNRIYPMQKRLTQHMKTHSTEKPHMCDKCGKSFKKRYTFKMHLLTHIQAIANRRFKCEFCDYVCEDKKVLLNHQLSHMNDKPYKCSFCKYSTFREDFLVSHMAVKHTGGKPFACEFCHFTTKHKKNLRLHVHCRHADSFEEWAQRHPEEPPCRRRPFFTLQQIEELKQQHSQVQAPAEPEASPPAPLGPVTYHTVQAVPGAEPPILSQDSLGRATIIYEQDVAGSAELATQTALDLLLNMSTQRELAMGSLQVAVVKPGDSGEAQAPCESQAQEEGAEMDSEEQQQQKLVTLHMAEPGETLVQEAYEEATLGGSELQQITIPFGGTTEYSIITPISEEIQAPGTLYSSEEESPAETSHAVVVSEAVMTEEALKDHNNRYIMSSGVPGSQFHHIENHMVQHASLRPHKCTHCSFASKNKKDLRRHMLTHTNEKPFACQICGQRFNRNGHLKFHMQRLHSSEGKRPGAPAAAAQQTIILNSDEDTLATLQTALQSGQAVLAPERLQQALGQEHIIVAQEQSVTSQEEATYIQEITTADGQTVQHLVTSDNQVQYIIAQDGVQHLLPHEYVVVPEGHHIQPHCGSCPQVQDGQITHIQYEQGSQFLQEPQIQYMPVSPDQQLVTQAQLEAAAHSAVSAVADAAMAQAQGVFTAEATAEQIQQLQQGIHYDVITLAD, translated from the exons ATGGAGGAGAATGCGGTGGAGAGCAGCAGCGACGCGGCCCCGCAGGCGGCGCGGGAGGAGCCCTCCGAGAGCGGCCTGGGCGTCGGGACCTCGGAGGCCGTGTCGGCGGACAGCAGTGACGCCGCCTCGGCCGCCGGCCCCCTCTCCCGAGCGGATGATTCCGGCGTGGGCCAGAGCTCCGACAGCAGCGGCGTCTCCTTG gaAGAGGTGTCGGAGAGCAGCTCCAGCACAGATGCCATTCCCCGGATTTACCTGCCAGATTCATCTTCCATCGCCCAGTCCACCTTGGTCTCCAGTGTCTCCACCGTAAGCCAGTCGGTCATGGTGTCAGAGTCCCCACAAGTCCTGGTCCACTCCAGCGTCATCACTGACGGAGCCACGATCGTGTCAGACTCCACTGCGTCCACTTCCTCGGACCTAGGTTCTGCCATTGACAAAATCATCGAGTCCACGATTGGGCCTGACATCATCCAGA gctGCATCGCCGTGACCAGTGCAGAGGATGGTGGGGCAGAGACTACACAGTACCTCATTCTGCAGGGCCCCGATGATG GTGCCCCCATGGTGTCCCAGGTGGCCACTTCTGCTCTGGCCAATAGGTTGGCAATAGAAGCTGTTGCTGATGGACCTACCTCCACATGCCTTGACCAGCCCGGCCCTTCAGACCCTTCTGAGCAGTTGGAAGTGCTGGAGCTGCCTGCACGGCCAGATCAGGCCCGAGAGGCGGATGGTGGGGAGGAGCTGGACCAGCCAGACATGGAGACCCTGGAAGAGAtgatggaggtggtggtggtgcagcAGTTCAAGTGCAAGATGTGTCAATACAAGAGTGTCTCCAAGAAAACGCTAATTAACCACATGAAAGAGCGGCACTTCCAGCCAG TGGGTTCAGCTCTGGCTTTGAAGAAAGGACGTCCACGAAAGGGAGCATCTGCTCCAAAGACTGCGGAGGAGGAGGtcccagaagaagaagaagatgatgACATCATGGATGCTGGTGCTATTGATGACCCTGAAG AGGACAGTGACTATAACCCAGCTGAGGATGAGCCCCGTGGGCGACAGCCCAAGTACAGCCGCACTGTTCCCACATCcagcgaggagaggccgcgtcgACGCCCAGGGAGACCCCGCAAGTTTCCTCGTCTGGAGGACATGTCCCAGGATGTGCCTGAAG GAGGGGAGGTGGAGCCCTTGGTGACGTCCCAAAGCACACCGAGCCATGAGCTGCAGAACTCGGAAGCAGCCAGTTCCTCTGGCCTGGAGAACGGGACCTGCGAGAGCCTGGCGGAGCCCAGCGTCAGCCAGTCTGACTCTGAGAACAAGGACCCTTCCTCCAACACCGGCCCTGAGGAGGCAGACATCATCCCCAGGAGGCGAGGGCGGCCCTCCCGCCGCTTCCTGGGCAAGAAATACCGCAAGTACATGGGGCGCAG GTACTACTACAAGTCACCCAAGCCCCTGATGAGGCCCTACCTGTGTCGGATCTGCGGCTCACGTTTCCTCACGCACGATGATCTGCGTTTCCACGTCAACTCGCACGAGGCCAATGACCCGCAGCTCTTCAAGTGTCTTCAGTGCAGCTACCGCTCCCGGCGCTGGTCCTCCCTTAAG GAACACATGTTCAACCATGTGGGCAGCAAGCCCTACAAGTGCGAGGAGTGCAGTTACACCAGCGTTTACAAGAAGGACGTCATCCGGCACTCCACAGTGCACAGCCGGGACAG gaaaaagagaGCTGATCCG CCCCCAAAGCTGAACTCTTTCCCGTGCCCCGTATGCAACCGTATCTACCCCATGCAGAAGAGGCTTACGCAGCATATGAAGACACACAGCACAGAGAAACCACACATGTGTGACAAG TGCGGGAAGTCCTTTAAGAAGCGCTACACCTTCAAGATGCACCTGCTGACGCATATCCAGGCCATTGCCAACCGCAG GTTCAAGTGTGAGTTCTGTGACTACGTCTGCGAGGACAAAAAGGTCCTGCTGAACCACCAGCTGTCGCACATGAACGACAAGCCCTACAAGTGCAGCTTCTGCAAGTACTCCACCTTCCGGGAGGACTTCCTGGTCTCCCACATGGCTGTCAAGCACACGG GAGGGAAGCCGTTTGCTTGCGAGTTCTGTCACTTCACCACCAAGCACAAGAAGAACCTGCGCCTCCATGTGCACTGCCGCCACGCCGACTCGTTTGAGGAGTGGGCACAGAGGCACCCCGAGGAGCcaccctgccgccgccgccccttcTTCACCCTGCAGCAGATTgaggagctgaagcagcagcacagccaggtgCAGGCCCCGGCTGAGCCAGAGGCCAGTCCACCG GCACCTCTTGGCCCTGTCACCTACCACACGGTCCAGGCTGTCCCAGGAGCAGAGCCCCCTATCCTCTCACAGGATTCCCTGGGAAGGGCCACCATCATTTACGAACAAG ATGTGGCTGGATCAGCAGAACTGGCCACGCAGACCGCCCTGGATCTCCTGCTGAACATGAGCACTCAGCGAGAGCTGGCCATGGGCTCGCTGCAG GTGGCAGTGGTGAAGCCGGGTGATTCAGGAGAGGCGCAGGCCCCCTGTGAGTCGCAGGCacaggaggagggggcagagatGGACTctgaggaacagcagcagcagaagttggTGACACTGCACATGGCAGAGCCTGGGGAGACGTTGGTGCAGGAGGCTTACGAGGAGGCAACCCTGGGTGGCTCAGAGCTGCAGCAGATCACTATCCCCTTTGGTGGGACGACAGAGTACAGCATCATCACGCCCATCAGTGAGGAGATTCAGGCTCCAGGCACGCTGTACAG CAGTGAGGAGGAGAGCCCTGCAGAGACCTCCCACGCGGTTGTAGTGAGCGAAGCTGTGATGACAGAGGAGGCCCTGAAGGACCATAACAATCGCTATATCATGTCATCCGGCGTTCCGGGGAGCCAGTTCCATCACATTGAG AACCACATGGTCCAGCATGCCAGCCTTCGGCCGCACAAGTGCACCCACTGCAGCTTCGCCTCCAAGAACAAGAAGGACCTACGCAGGCACATGCTGACGCACACCAACGAGAAGCCCTTTGCCTGCCAGATCTGTGGGCAGAG GTTCAACCGTAATGGGCATCTCAAGTTCCACATGCAGCGTTTGCACAGCTCGGAGGGGAAGAGGCCAGGGgcacctgcagctgctgcccagcagaCCATCATACTGAACAGCGATGAGGACACGCTGGCCACCCTGCAGA cagctctgcagtccGGCCAGGCGGTGCTGGCTCCCGAGCGGCTGCAGCAGGCCCTGGGGCAGGAACACATCATCGTCGCACAGGAGCAGAGTGTCACGAGCCAG GAGGAGGCTACGTACATCCAGGAGATCACAACTGCCGATGGACAGACAGTACAGCACTTAGTGACCTCTGACAACCAG GTTCAGTACATCATTGCCCAGGATGGTGTACAGCACTTGCTTCCCCATGAGTATGTTGTTGTCCCGGAGGGACATCACATCCAG CCTCACTGTGGCTCTTGTCCCCAGGTGCAGGATGGTCAGATCACCCACATCCAGTATGAGCAgggcagccagtttctccaggagccGCAG ATCCAGTACATGCCTGTCTCGCCTGACCAGCAGCTTGTCACCCAGGCGCAGCTGGAAGCAGCTGCACACTCAGCAGTCTCAG cagtggCTGATGCTGCGATGGCCCAGGCCCAGGGCGTGTTCACCGCTGAGGCAACAGCTGAGCAgatccagcagctgcagcaggggatCCACTACGACGTCATCACGCTGGCGGACTAG
- the ZNF335 gene encoding zinc finger protein 335 isoform X1: MEENAVESSSDAAPQAAREEPSESGLGVGTSEAVSADSSDAASAAGPLSRADDSGVGQSSDSSGVSLEEVSESSSSTDAIPRIYLPDSSSIAQSTLVSSVSTVSQSVMVSESPQVLVHSSVITDGATIVSDSTASTSSDLGSAIDKIIESTIGPDIIQSCIAVTSAEDGGAETTQYLILQGPDDGAPMVSQVATSALANRLAIEAVADGPTSTCLDQPGPSDPSEQLEVLELPARPDQAREADGGEELDQPDMETLEEMMEVVVVQQFKCKMCQYKSVSKKTLINHMKERHFQPVGSALALKKGRPRKGASAPKTAEEEVPEEEEDDDIMDAGAIDDPEEDSDYNPAEDEPRGRQPKYSRTVPTSSEERPRRRPGRPRKFPRLEDMSQDVPEGGEVEPLVTSQSTPSHELQNSEAASSSGLENGTCESLAEPSVSQSDSENKDPSSNTGPEEADIIPRRRGRPSRRFLGKKYRKYMGRRYYYKSPKPLMRPYLCRICGSRFLTHDDLRFHVNSHEANDPQLFKCLQCSYRSRRWSSLKEHMFNHVGSKPYKCEECSYTSVYKKDVIRHSTVHSRDRKKRADPPPKLNSFPCPVCNRIYPMQKRLTQHMKTHSTEKPHMCDKCGKSFKKRYTFKMHLLTHIQAIANRRFKCEFCDYVCEDKKVLLNHQLSHMNDKPYKCSFCKYSTFREDFLVSHMAVKHTGGKPFACEFCHFTTKHKKNLRLHVHCRHADSFEEWAQRHPEEPPCRRRPFFTLQQIEELKQQHSQVQAPAEPEASPPAPLGPVTYHTVQAVPGAEPPILSQDSLGRATIIYEQDVAGSAELATQTALDLLLNMSTQRELAMGSLQVAVVKPGDSGEAQAPCESQAQEEGAEMDSEEQQQQKLVTLHMAEPGETLVQEAYEEATLGGSELQQITIPFGGTTEYSIITPISEEIQAPGTLYSSEEESPAETSHAVVVSEAVMTEEALKDHNNRYIMSSGVPGSQFHHIEPLSGDAAFPSPVEGQEAQPTGVKWPLVQCVTRQLQKDSSLSPASEGQEILSPKVKWPALQGMAKKLACKVSTAKKLSCKISTAKKFSCKICTAMFTGRAEMESHKRAHIGPSTFKCPDCPFTAALWPEVRNHMVQHASLRPHKCTHCSFASKNKKDLRRHMLTHTNEKPFACQICGQRFNRNGHLKFHMQRLHSSEGKRPGAPAAAAQQTIILNSDEDTLATLQTALQSGQAVLAPERLQQALGQEHIIVAQEQSVTSQEEATYIQEITTADGQTVQHLVTSDNQVQYIIAQDGVQHLLPHEYVVVPEGHHIQPHCGSCPQVQDGQITHIQYEQGSQFLQEPQIQYMPVSPDQQLVTQAQLEAAAHSAVSAVADAAMAQAQGVFTAEATAEQIQQLQQGIHYDVITLAD, encoded by the exons ATGGAGGAGAATGCGGTGGAGAGCAGCAGCGACGCGGCCCCGCAGGCGGCGCGGGAGGAGCCCTCCGAGAGCGGCCTGGGCGTCGGGACCTCGGAGGCCGTGTCGGCGGACAGCAGTGACGCCGCCTCGGCCGCCGGCCCCCTCTCCCGAGCGGATGATTCCGGCGTGGGCCAGAGCTCCGACAGCAGCGGCGTCTCCTTG gaAGAGGTGTCGGAGAGCAGCTCCAGCACAGATGCCATTCCCCGGATTTACCTGCCAGATTCATCTTCCATCGCCCAGTCCACCTTGGTCTCCAGTGTCTCCACCGTAAGCCAGTCGGTCATGGTGTCAGAGTCCCCACAAGTCCTGGTCCACTCCAGCGTCATCACTGACGGAGCCACGATCGTGTCAGACTCCACTGCGTCCACTTCCTCGGACCTAGGTTCTGCCATTGACAAAATCATCGAGTCCACGATTGGGCCTGACATCATCCAGA gctGCATCGCCGTGACCAGTGCAGAGGATGGTGGGGCAGAGACTACACAGTACCTCATTCTGCAGGGCCCCGATGATG GTGCCCCCATGGTGTCCCAGGTGGCCACTTCTGCTCTGGCCAATAGGTTGGCAATAGAAGCTGTTGCTGATGGACCTACCTCCACATGCCTTGACCAGCCCGGCCCTTCAGACCCTTCTGAGCAGTTGGAAGTGCTGGAGCTGCCTGCACGGCCAGATCAGGCCCGAGAGGCGGATGGTGGGGAGGAGCTGGACCAGCCAGACATGGAGACCCTGGAAGAGAtgatggaggtggtggtggtgcagcAGTTCAAGTGCAAGATGTGTCAATACAAGAGTGTCTCCAAGAAAACGCTAATTAACCACATGAAAGAGCGGCACTTCCAGCCAG TGGGTTCAGCTCTGGCTTTGAAGAAAGGACGTCCACGAAAGGGAGCATCTGCTCCAAAGACTGCGGAGGAGGAGGtcccagaagaagaagaagatgatgACATCATGGATGCTGGTGCTATTGATGACCCTGAAG AGGACAGTGACTATAACCCAGCTGAGGATGAGCCCCGTGGGCGACAGCCCAAGTACAGCCGCACTGTTCCCACATCcagcgaggagaggccgcgtcgACGCCCAGGGAGACCCCGCAAGTTTCCTCGTCTGGAGGACATGTCCCAGGATGTGCCTGAAG GAGGGGAGGTGGAGCCCTTGGTGACGTCCCAAAGCACACCGAGCCATGAGCTGCAGAACTCGGAAGCAGCCAGTTCCTCTGGCCTGGAGAACGGGACCTGCGAGAGCCTGGCGGAGCCCAGCGTCAGCCAGTCTGACTCTGAGAACAAGGACCCTTCCTCCAACACCGGCCCTGAGGAGGCAGACATCATCCCCAGGAGGCGAGGGCGGCCCTCCCGCCGCTTCCTGGGCAAGAAATACCGCAAGTACATGGGGCGCAG GTACTACTACAAGTCACCCAAGCCCCTGATGAGGCCCTACCTGTGTCGGATCTGCGGCTCACGTTTCCTCACGCACGATGATCTGCGTTTCCACGTCAACTCGCACGAGGCCAATGACCCGCAGCTCTTCAAGTGTCTTCAGTGCAGCTACCGCTCCCGGCGCTGGTCCTCCCTTAAG GAACACATGTTCAACCATGTGGGCAGCAAGCCCTACAAGTGCGAGGAGTGCAGTTACACCAGCGTTTACAAGAAGGACGTCATCCGGCACTCCACAGTGCACAGCCGGGACAG gaaaaagagaGCTGATCCG CCCCCAAAGCTGAACTCTTTCCCGTGCCCCGTATGCAACCGTATCTACCCCATGCAGAAGAGGCTTACGCAGCATATGAAGACACACAGCACAGAGAAACCACACATGTGTGACAAG TGCGGGAAGTCCTTTAAGAAGCGCTACACCTTCAAGATGCACCTGCTGACGCATATCCAGGCCATTGCCAACCGCAG GTTCAAGTGTGAGTTCTGTGACTACGTCTGCGAGGACAAAAAGGTCCTGCTGAACCACCAGCTGTCGCACATGAACGACAAGCCCTACAAGTGCAGCTTCTGCAAGTACTCCACCTTCCGGGAGGACTTCCTGGTCTCCCACATGGCTGTCAAGCACACGG GAGGGAAGCCGTTTGCTTGCGAGTTCTGTCACTTCACCACCAAGCACAAGAAGAACCTGCGCCTCCATGTGCACTGCCGCCACGCCGACTCGTTTGAGGAGTGGGCACAGAGGCACCCCGAGGAGCcaccctgccgccgccgccccttcTTCACCCTGCAGCAGATTgaggagctgaagcagcagcacagccaggtgCAGGCCCCGGCTGAGCCAGAGGCCAGTCCACCG GCACCTCTTGGCCCTGTCACCTACCACACGGTCCAGGCTGTCCCAGGAGCAGAGCCCCCTATCCTCTCACAGGATTCCCTGGGAAGGGCCACCATCATTTACGAACAAG ATGTGGCTGGATCAGCAGAACTGGCCACGCAGACCGCCCTGGATCTCCTGCTGAACATGAGCACTCAGCGAGAGCTGGCCATGGGCTCGCTGCAG GTGGCAGTGGTGAAGCCGGGTGATTCAGGAGAGGCGCAGGCCCCCTGTGAGTCGCAGGCacaggaggagggggcagagatGGACTctgaggaacagcagcagcagaagttggTGACACTGCACATGGCAGAGCCTGGGGAGACGTTGGTGCAGGAGGCTTACGAGGAGGCAACCCTGGGTGGCTCAGAGCTGCAGCAGATCACTATCCCCTTTGGTGGGACGACAGAGTACAGCATCATCACGCCCATCAGTGAGGAGATTCAGGCTCCAGGCACGCTGTACAG CAGTGAGGAGGAGAGCCCTGCAGAGACCTCCCACGCGGTTGTAGTGAGCGAAGCTGTGATGACAGAGGAGGCCCTGAAGGACCATAACAATCGCTATATCATGTCATCCGGCGTTCCGGGGAGCCAGTTCCATCACATTGAG CCCCTCAGCGGGGATGCTGCGTTTCCCTCGCCTGTGGAGGGCCAGGAGGCACAGCCCACCGGCGTCAAGTGGCCCCTGGTGCAGTGTGTCACCAGGCAGCTCCAGAAGGACTCATCTTTATCCCCAGCCTCTGAGGGGCAGGAAATCTTATCCCCAAAGGTCAAGTGGCCTGCGCTCCAAGGCATGGCCAAGAAGCTCGCGTGCAAGGTTTCCACAGCCAAGAAGCTCTCGTGCAAGATTTCCACAGCCAAAAAGTTTTCATGCAAGATTTGCACAGCCATGTTCACAGGGAGAGCAGAAATGGAGAGTCACAAGAGAGCCCACATTGGGCCCAGCACCTTCAAGTGTCCCGACTGTCCGTTCACTGCAGCCCTCTGGCCGGAGGTTCGG AACCACATGGTCCAGCATGCCAGCCTTCGGCCGCACAAGTGCACCCACTGCAGCTTCGCCTCCAAGAACAAGAAGGACCTACGCAGGCACATGCTGACGCACACCAACGAGAAGCCCTTTGCCTGCCAGATCTGTGGGCAGAG GTTCAACCGTAATGGGCATCTCAAGTTCCACATGCAGCGTTTGCACAGCTCGGAGGGGAAGAGGCCAGGGgcacctgcagctgctgcccagcagaCCATCATACTGAACAGCGATGAGGACACGCTGGCCACCCTGCAGA cagctctgcagtccGGCCAGGCGGTGCTGGCTCCCGAGCGGCTGCAGCAGGCCCTGGGGCAGGAACACATCATCGTCGCACAGGAGCAGAGTGTCACGAGCCAG GAGGAGGCTACGTACATCCAGGAGATCACAACTGCCGATGGACAGACAGTACAGCACTTAGTGACCTCTGACAACCAG GTTCAGTACATCATTGCCCAGGATGGTGTACAGCACTTGCTTCCCCATGAGTATGTTGTTGTCCCGGAGGGACATCACATCCAG CCTCACTGTGGCTCTTGTCCCCAGGTGCAGGATGGTCAGATCACCCACATCCAGTATGAGCAgggcagccagtttctccaggagccGCAG ATCCAGTACATGCCTGTCTCGCCTGACCAGCAGCTTGTCACCCAGGCGCAGCTGGAAGCAGCTGCACACTCAGCAGTCTCAG cagtggCTGATGCTGCGATGGCCCAGGCCCAGGGCGTGTTCACCGCTGAGGCAACAGCTGAGCAgatccagcagctgcagcaggggatCCACTACGACGTCATCACGCTGGCGGACTAG